The following proteins are encoded in a genomic region of Burkholderia cepacia:
- a CDS encoding DMT family transporter, whose translation MNAPAPPASLVATRPHAAIYVKLTLVALFWGGTFIAGRILAATMSATSAATGRFAIAALMLVVLTWRIEGGLPKLSGRQIVTTFGLGATGIFLYNVCFFAALARMPAGRTALFVALNPVATAVLLSIVVRGERLSLSRWAGIAVALFGALVVISRGDLLRVLTDLGNTFGAGERFMLCAVLSWAAYTVIGRRALNGLSPLAATTYAALWGLALLIVAHLFGAPASDGTPLTWQAIVSMLYLGAIGTVVAFVWYSQGIRELGPARAAVFTNLVPVFGVLLSVALLGEPLSPSMLAGGALVIAGVALTNRAKR comes from the coding sequence ATGAACGCTCCCGCTCCCCCCGCCAGCCTCGTCGCCACCCGGCCGCACGCGGCCATCTACGTGAAGCTCACGCTCGTCGCGCTGTTCTGGGGCGGGACCTTCATCGCGGGCCGGATCCTCGCCGCGACGATGTCCGCGACCTCGGCGGCCACCGGCCGCTTCGCGATCGCCGCGCTGATGCTGGTCGTACTGACGTGGAGAATCGAAGGCGGGCTGCCGAAACTGAGCGGCCGCCAGATCGTGACGACGTTCGGCCTCGGCGCGACCGGCATCTTCCTGTACAACGTGTGCTTTTTCGCGGCGCTCGCGCGAATGCCGGCCGGGCGCACCGCGCTGTTCGTCGCGCTGAATCCGGTCGCCACCGCCGTGCTGCTGTCGATCGTCGTGCGCGGAGAACGCCTGTCGCTGTCGCGCTGGGCCGGCATCGCCGTCGCGCTGTTCGGTGCGCTCGTCGTGATCAGCCGCGGCGACCTGCTGCGCGTGCTGACCGATCTCGGCAACACGTTCGGCGCCGGCGAACGCTTCATGCTGTGCGCCGTGCTGAGCTGGGCCGCCTATACGGTGATCGGCCGGCGCGCGCTCAATGGGCTGTCGCCGCTCGCAGCCACGACGTATGCGGCGCTGTGGGGCCTCGCACTGCTGATCGTCGCGCACCTGTTCGGCGCGCCTGCGAGCGACGGCACGCCACTGACGTGGCAGGCCATCGTGTCGATGCTCTACCTCGGCGCGATCGGCACGGTGGTCGCATTCGTCTGGTATTCACAGGGGATCCGCGAACTCGGGCCGGCCCGCGCGGCCGTGTTCACCAATCTGGTGCCCGTGTTCGGCGTGCTGCTGTCGGTCGCGCTGCTCGGCGAGCCGTTGTCGCCGTCGATGCTGGCCGGCGGCGCACTCGTGATCGCGGGCGTCGCGCTGACCAATCGCGCGAAGCGCTGA
- a CDS encoding COG4315 family predicted lipoprotein, which yields MKAALLVSSALLAIASASASAQGSITKIENGSLVAANGMTVYTFDKDKANAGTSACTGQCESFWPPYKASATDVPVGPYTIVKRDDGSPQWAYKGKPLYFFSKDMKQGDRNGDNFKDMWHVAAP from the coding sequence ATGAAAGCCGCGCTGCTCGTCAGCTCCGCCCTGCTCGCCATTGCATCCGCTTCGGCGTCGGCTCAAGGCTCGATCACGAAAATCGAAAACGGTTCGCTCGTCGCCGCGAACGGAATGACCGTCTATACGTTCGACAAGGACAAGGCCAACGCCGGCACCAGCGCGTGCACGGGCCAGTGCGAATCCTTCTGGCCACCCTACAAGGCCAGTGCGACCGACGTTCCGGTCGGGCCCTACACGATCGTCAAGCGCGACGACGGAAGCCCGCAATGGGCGTACAAGGGCAAGCCGCTGTACTTCTTCTCGAAGGACATGAAACAGGGCGATCGCAACGGCGACAACTTCAAGGACATGTGGCACGTGGCCGCGCCGTAA
- a CDS encoding CoA-acylating methylmalonate-semialdehyde dehydrogenase encodes MKHDSNVTSTIGHLIDGKRVDGGSRVQPVFDPATGESNKSVALADKLTVEAAIASAQAAFPAWRNTPPLKRARVMSRFKTLLEEHADELCALITAEHGKVLADAMGELQRGIENVEYATYVPELLKGEHSKNVGPAIDSWSEFQALGVAAGITPFNFPVMVPLWMWPMAVACGNTFVLKPSERTPSSTLRMAELALEAGLPPGVLNVVNGDKEAVDTLLTDPRVKAVSFVGSTPIAEYIYSTGCAHGKRVQALGGAKNFAVVMPDADIGNAVNALMGAAYGSCGERCMAIPLVVAIGDETGDKVVAGLKAEIEKMKVGPGNGAGVDMGPLVTQQHFEKVTGFVEAGVEAGATLVVDGRSVKVDGHDGGYYLGPCLFDNVKPGMPIYQHEIFGPVLGVIRLKSLDEAMALIDAHEYGNGTCLFTRDGEAARYFGDNIQIGMVGINVPLPVPVAYHSFGGWKRSLFGDLHAYGPDAVRFYTKRKTITQRWPSAGVREGTVFSFPSSR; translated from the coding sequence ATGAAACACGACAGCAATGTGACCTCCACCATCGGCCACTTGATCGACGGCAAGCGCGTCGACGGCGGCAGCCGCGTTCAGCCGGTGTTCGACCCGGCCACCGGCGAATCGAACAAGAGCGTCGCGCTCGCCGACAAGCTGACCGTCGAAGCCGCGATCGCGTCCGCGCAGGCCGCGTTCCCGGCGTGGCGCAACACGCCGCCGCTGAAGCGCGCCCGCGTGATGAGCCGCTTCAAGACGCTGCTCGAGGAGCACGCCGACGAGCTGTGCGCGCTGATCACGGCCGAGCACGGCAAGGTGCTCGCCGATGCGATGGGCGAACTGCAGCGCGGGATCGAGAACGTCGAATACGCGACCTACGTGCCCGAGCTGCTGAAGGGCGAGCACAGCAAGAACGTCGGCCCCGCGATCGACTCGTGGAGCGAGTTCCAGGCGCTCGGCGTCGCGGCCGGCATCACGCCGTTCAACTTCCCGGTGATGGTGCCGCTGTGGATGTGGCCGATGGCCGTCGCCTGCGGCAACACGTTCGTGCTGAAGCCGTCCGAGCGCACGCCGTCGTCGACGCTGCGCATGGCCGAGCTCGCGCTCGAAGCCGGCCTGCCGCCGGGCGTGCTGAACGTCGTGAACGGCGACAAGGAAGCGGTCGACACGCTGCTGACCGATCCGCGCGTGAAGGCCGTGAGCTTCGTCGGCTCGACGCCGATCGCCGAATACATCTATTCGACCGGCTGCGCGCACGGCAAGCGCGTGCAGGCGCTCGGTGGCGCGAAGAACTTCGCGGTCGTGATGCCGGACGCCGATATCGGCAACGCGGTGAACGCGCTGATGGGCGCCGCGTACGGTTCGTGCGGCGAGCGCTGCATGGCGATTCCGCTGGTCGTCGCGATCGGTGACGAGACGGGCGACAAGGTCGTCGCGGGGCTGAAGGCCGAGATCGAGAAGATGAAGGTCGGCCCGGGCAACGGCGCGGGCGTCGACATGGGCCCGCTCGTCACGCAGCAGCATTTCGAGAAGGTGACGGGTTTCGTCGAAGCCGGCGTGGAAGCCGGTGCGACGCTCGTCGTCGACGGCCGCAGCGTGAAGGTCGACGGCCACGACGGCGGCTACTACCTCGGCCCGTGCCTGTTCGACAACGTGAAGCCCGGCATGCCGATCTACCAGCACGAGATTTTCGGGCCCGTGCTCGGCGTGATCCGACTGAAGTCGCTCGACGAGGCGATGGCGCTGATCGACGCGCACGAGTACGGCAACGGTACGTGCCTGTTCACGCGCGACGGCGAGGCCGCACGCTACTTCGGCGACAACATCCAGATCGGCATGGTCGGCATCAACGTGCCGCTGCCGGTGCCGGTTGCGTATCACTCGTTCGGCGGCTGGAAGCGTTCGCTGTTCGGCGACCTGCACGCGTACGGCCCGGACGCCGTGCGTTTCTACACGAAGCGCAAGACGATCACGCAGCGCTGGCCGTCGGCCGGCGTGCGTGAAGGGACGGTGTTCAGCTTCCCGTCGAGCCGCTGA
- a CDS encoding aspartate aminotransferase family protein — translation MTDITTAQQDDTNLRTDAAWLDAHWMPFTANRQFKADPRMIVSGKGAYYTDGEGRKIFDGLSGLWCTGLGHGRTEIVEAVSRQVAQLDYAPAFQFGHPKSFELANKIKDLTPAGLDYVFFTGSGSEAADTSLKLARAYWRAKGKGTKTRLIGREKGYHGVNFGGISVGGIGPNRKLFGQGLDADFLPHTQLAENKFSRGMPEHGAELADRLLELIALHDASNIAAVIVEPFSGSAGVVVPPKGYLKRLRDICTAHDILLIFDEVITGFGRAGAMTGADAFGVVPDILNFAKQVTNGVQPLGGVVATKEIYDTFMAAGGPEYMLEFPHGYTYSAHPVACAAGVAALDLLVKEDAVARVRDLAPHFEAAVHGLKGQRHITDIRNYGLAAGLTIAALPGEPARRPYEIAMRCWAKGFYVRYGGDTIQLAPPFISEKREIDNLVNALSDALNEVD, via the coding sequence ATGACCGACATCACCACCGCCCAGCAGGACGACACGAACCTCCGCACCGACGCCGCGTGGCTCGACGCGCACTGGATGCCGTTCACGGCCAACCGCCAGTTCAAGGCCGATCCGCGCATGATCGTGTCGGGCAAGGGGGCGTATTACACGGATGGCGAAGGCCGCAAGATTTTCGACGGCCTGTCGGGCCTCTGGTGCACAGGCCTCGGTCACGGCCGCACGGAAATCGTCGAAGCCGTGAGCCGTCAGGTCGCGCAGCTCGACTACGCGCCGGCATTCCAGTTCGGCCACCCGAAATCGTTCGAACTCGCGAACAAGATCAAGGACCTGACGCCGGCCGGTCTCGACTACGTGTTCTTCACGGGCTCGGGTTCGGAAGCGGCCGATACCTCGCTGAAGCTGGCCCGCGCGTACTGGCGTGCGAAGGGCAAGGGCACGAAGACGCGCCTGATCGGCCGCGAGAAGGGTTACCACGGCGTGAACTTCGGCGGCATCTCGGTCGGCGGGATCGGACCGAACCGCAAGCTGTTCGGCCAGGGTCTCGACGCCGATTTCCTGCCGCACACCCAACTCGCCGAAAACAAGTTCTCGCGCGGGATGCCCGAGCACGGCGCCGAGCTGGCCGACCGCCTGCTCGAGCTGATCGCGCTGCACGACGCGTCGAACATCGCGGCCGTGATCGTCGAGCCGTTCTCCGGCTCGGCGGGCGTGGTCGTGCCGCCGAAGGGCTATCTGAAGCGCCTGCGCGACATCTGTACCGCGCACGACATCCTGCTGATTTTCGACGAGGTCATCACGGGCTTCGGCCGCGCCGGCGCGATGACGGGTGCCGATGCTTTCGGCGTGGTGCCGGACATCCTGAACTTCGCGAAGCAGGTGACGAACGGCGTGCAGCCGCTCGGCGGCGTGGTCGCGACGAAGGAGATCTACGACACGTTCATGGCCGCGGGCGGCCCCGAGTACATGCTCGAGTTCCCGCACGGCTACACGTATTCGGCGCACCCGGTCGCGTGCGCGGCCGGCGTCGCGGCGCTCGACCTGCTGGTGAAGGAAGACGCGGTGGCGCGTGTGCGCGATCTCGCGCCGCATTTCGAGGCGGCCGTGCACGGGCTGAAGGGCCAGCGCCACATTACCGACATCCGCAACTACGGGCTGGCTGCCGGCCTGACGATCGCTGCGCTGCCGGGCGAGCCGGCACGGCGCCCGTACGAGATCGCGATGCGCTGCTGGGCGAAGGGTTTCTACGTGCGCTACGGCGGCGACACGATCCAGCTGGCGCCCCCGTTCATCTCGGAGAAGCGCGAGATCGACAACCTGGTCAACGCGCTGTCCGACGCACTGAACGAAGTGGACTGA
- a CDS encoding LysR family transcriptional regulator, with amino-acid sequence MQAKKPKSRALLGQLSDMDLRLLRVFKGVVQCGGMAAAELELNIGISTISRHVKDLETRLGLVLCRRGRAGFTLTPEGQTVYEETLRLLASMEAFRSRIDGIHDKMGGELHIAVFDKTATNANARLGDAIRQFADEAPDVALNLHVASINEVERGIIDGSYQVGIIPAHRNSGSLEYSELFDERMLLYCGRQHPLFDAPHGKLTWTTIRNHAFAGLGFHSPNMELSHRAKLTRSATASDQESIATLILSGRYLGFLPDHYAESFENKGLMQPIAPHRFNYRCRFVSLLRRSPRPSRAALLFQSCLEAAHAKAVRPAG; translated from the coding sequence ATGCAAGCAAAGAAACCGAAGAGCCGTGCGTTGCTCGGGCAGCTCAGCGACATGGATCTCCGCCTGCTGCGGGTCTTCAAGGGTGTCGTGCAGTGCGGCGGGATGGCGGCGGCCGAACTGGAACTGAATATCGGCATCTCGACGATCAGCCGGCACGTGAAGGATCTCGAGACGCGCCTCGGCCTCGTGCTGTGCCGGCGCGGCCGCGCGGGCTTCACGCTGACGCCGGAAGGCCAGACGGTCTATGAGGAAACGCTGCGCCTGCTCGCGTCGATGGAAGCATTTCGCAGCAGGATCGACGGCATTCACGACAAAATGGGCGGAGAATTGCACATCGCGGTGTTCGACAAGACGGCCACCAACGCGAATGCGCGGCTCGGCGACGCGATCCGCCAGTTCGCCGACGAAGCGCCCGACGTCGCGCTGAACCTGCACGTCGCGTCGATCAACGAGGTCGAGCGCGGAATCATCGACGGCAGCTATCAGGTCGGGATCATTCCCGCGCACCGCAACTCGGGCAGCCTCGAGTATTCGGAGCTGTTCGACGAACGGATGCTGCTCTACTGCGGCCGCCAGCATCCGCTCTTCGATGCGCCGCACGGCAAGCTCACGTGGACGACGATCCGCAACCACGCGTTCGCGGGGCTCGGCTTCCATTCGCCGAACATGGAGTTGAGCCACCGCGCGAAGCTCACGCGCAGCGCGACCGCGTCGGACCAGGAATCGATCGCGACGCTGATCCTGTCAGGCCGCTATCTCGGCTTCCTGCCCGATCACTACGCGGAAAGTTTCGAAAACAAGGGGCTGATGCAGCCGATCGCGCCGCACCGGTTCAATTACCGGTGCCGGTTCGTGAGCCTGCTGCGGCGCTCGCCGCGGCCGTCGCGGGCCGCGCTGCTGTTCCAGTCGTGTCTGGAAGCCGCGCATGCGAAGGCGGTGCGGCCGGCTGGGTAG
- a CDS encoding MFS transporter gives MSVPAAGVFRSLRSFNYRVWAIGSLVSNIGTWVQRTAQDWLVLTQLTHHDASAVGTVMALQFGPQLLLLPWTGYAADRFDQRKLLMTTQALMGVLALALGALTVTGVARLEHVYVFAFLFGCASAFDAPVRQTFVAELVGDRELANAVALNSTSFNAARMIGPAAAGFMIASVGTGWAFVANGLSFFAVLVSLLMLREDELRANLRAGRSRGGLLDGFRYVWRRDDLKAILVMLFLIGTFGLNFQLFISTMAASVFHVDARGFGVLSSMMAVGTVSGALLAARREQPRFRHLWFGAALFGLGCTFAALAPGYWLFAAALVLTGIAAITFMNSTNSLMQLSTEPAMRGRVMALRLAVALGGTPIGAPVAGWVANHLGPRWALGVGAASGFAAALVATHFVKRSRALAQADGARDRFDGV, from the coding sequence ATGAGCGTACCGGCGGCAGGCGTGTTTCGTTCGCTTCGCAGTTTCAACTATCGTGTGTGGGCGATCGGTTCGCTGGTGTCGAACATCGGCACCTGGGTCCAGCGCACCGCGCAGGACTGGCTCGTGCTCACGCAGCTGACGCATCACGATGCGTCCGCCGTCGGCACGGTGATGGCGCTGCAGTTCGGGCCGCAACTGCTGCTGTTGCCGTGGACCGGTTACGCAGCCGACCGCTTCGACCAGCGCAAGCTGCTGATGACGACGCAGGCGCTGATGGGCGTGCTGGCGCTGGCGCTCGGCGCGCTGACGGTCACGGGTGTCGCGCGGCTCGAGCATGTCTACGTGTTCGCGTTCCTGTTCGGCTGCGCGTCGGCGTTCGACGCGCCCGTGCGGCAGACCTTCGTCGCGGAACTGGTCGGCGATCGCGAGCTCGCGAATGCCGTCGCGCTCAATTCGACGTCGTTCAACGCCGCGCGGATGATCGGCCCGGCCGCGGCGGGTTTCATGATCGCGTCGGTCGGCACCGGCTGGGCGTTCGTCGCCAACGGGCTCAGTTTCTTCGCGGTGCTGGTGTCGCTGTTGATGCTGCGGGAGGACGAACTGCGCGCGAACCTGCGGGCGGGGCGTTCGCGAGGTGGCCTGCTCGACGGCTTCCGCTACGTGTGGCGGCGCGACGACCTGAAGGCGATCCTCGTGATGCTGTTCCTGATCGGCACGTTCGGGCTCAATTTCCAGTTGTTCATCTCGACGATGGCGGCCAGCGTGTTTCATGTCGATGCGCGCGGGTTCGGTGTGCTGTCGTCGATGATGGCGGTCGGCACAGTGTCGGGCGCGCTGCTCGCGGCACGCCGCGAGCAGCCGCGCTTCCGGCATCTGTGGTTCGGCGCGGCGCTGTTCGGGCTCGGCTGCACGTTCGCCGCGCTGGCGCCGGGCTACTGGCTGTTCGCCGCCGCGCTCGTGCTGACCGGGATCGCCGCGATCACCTTCATGAATTCGACCAACAGCCTGATGCAGCTGTCCACCGAGCCGGCGATGCGCGGCCGCGTGATGGCGCTGCGCCTCGCGGTCGCGCTCGGCGGCACGCCGATCGGCGCGCCGGTGGCCGGCTGGGTCGCGAACCATCTTGGCCCGCGCTGGGCGCTCGGCGTCGGCGCGGCGTCCGGTTTTGCCGCGGCGCTGGTCGCCACGCATTTCGTGAAGCGCAGCCGCGCGCTAGCGCAAGCCGACGGCGCGCGCGACCGGTTCGACGGCGTGTGA
- a CDS encoding MarR family winged helix-turn-helix transcriptional regulator, with protein sequence MNTPSSPSDALPLAGLAGELRISVSKLMRRMREQTHPNDLTSSQKSVLLRLDRDGPATVSALARAESVRPQSMRVTVATLEALGAVGGEPDPTDGRQTLIALTPGFRKVLQANRAAKDDWLFRALHAQLSEAEQAELAAAVKLLQRLAEFQDPARP encoded by the coding sequence ATGAACACGCCATCGTCCCCCTCCGACGCGCTCCCGCTTGCCGGTCTCGCCGGCGAACTCCGCATTTCGGTCAGCAAGCTGATGCGGCGCATGCGGGAGCAGACCCATCCGAACGACCTCACTTCGTCGCAGAAATCGGTACTGCTGCGGCTCGACCGCGACGGCCCGGCGACGGTGTCCGCGCTGGCCCGTGCCGAAAGCGTGCGCCCGCAGTCGATGCGCGTGACGGTCGCGACGCTCGAGGCGCTCGGCGCTGTCGGCGGCGAGCCCGATCCGACCGACGGCCGCCAGACGCTGATCGCGCTCACGCCCGGTTTCCGCAAGGTGCTGCAGGCCAACCGTGCGGCCAAGGACGACTGGCTGTTCCGTGCGCTGCACGCGCAACTGTCGGAGGCGGAACAGGCCGAGCTCGCGGCGGCCGTGAAGCTGCTGCAGCGGCTTGCCGAATTCCAGGATCCCGCCCGCCCGTGA
- a CDS encoding 2,4'-dihydroxyacetophenone dioxygenase family protein — translation MTQPSAPLSTDLPPISCLPGDALPWLPMSADLPGLAIKYLHINAAEDTLTALLKMPAGGTLPRHRHDGEVFVHTLQGAWRYLEYDWVAHAGSTVLEPAGSVHTPETLGAPGEDVITLNVMRGDLVLLDDDGNETARENCRVALLRQRKHARTAPDDAAPFVTR, via the coding sequence ATGACGCAGCCGTCCGCCCCGCTCTCCACCGACTTGCCGCCGATCTCGTGCCTGCCCGGCGACGCGCTGCCGTGGCTGCCGATGAGCGCCGACCTGCCGGGGCTCGCGATCAAGTACCTGCACATCAATGCGGCCGAGGACACGCTCACCGCGCTGCTGAAGATGCCGGCCGGCGGCACGCTGCCGCGCCACCGTCACGACGGCGAGGTGTTCGTTCATACGCTGCAGGGTGCGTGGCGCTACCTGGAATACGACTGGGTCGCGCACGCCGGCTCGACGGTGCTCGAACCGGCCGGCTCGGTGCACACGCCGGAAACGCTCGGCGCGCCCGGCGAGGACGTGATCACGCTGAACGTGATGCGCGGCGATCTCGTGCTGCTCGACGACGATGGTAACGAGACCGCGCGCGAGAACTGCCGCGTCGCGCTGCTGCGCCAGCGCAAACATGCGCGCACCGCGCCGGACGACGCCGCGCCGTTCGTCACGCGATAG
- a CDS encoding epoxide hydrolase family protein, translating to MYAAPFDIAIPDHALDDLRRRLRDTRAPMLTPAGAWQQGVDGAWLRELTAYWAERFDWRAAERALNRLPQFVADAGGKRVHFIHRRGVGPRPYPLVITHGWPGSVFEFEALIDRLCDPAAFGGDPDDAFDVVVPSLPGFLFSPAPEAPGMAAFQVADRWAALMSGLGYRRFGAQGGDLGAGVSIALGARHADVVDAIHLNYLPGSYEPPTDAAAPLTEDERAFVTQRGEWAALEGGYAHVHMTKPQTLAVALNDSPAGLAAWIAEKFRAWSDCDGDVARRFSHDTLLTGISLYWFTGCIGSSMQMYWENRLQPMRFEAGQRVAVPVAFARFPKEISCPPRSWLERVFDVAQWTDMPRGGHFAALEEPDLLANDIRRFFRRFR from the coding sequence ATGTACGCCGCCCCGTTCGACATTGCGATTCCCGATCACGCGCTCGATGACCTGCGCCGACGCCTGCGAGACACGCGCGCACCGATGCTGACACCGGCCGGGGCGTGGCAGCAGGGCGTCGACGGCGCATGGCTGCGCGAGCTGACCGCATACTGGGCCGAACGCTTCGACTGGCGTGCGGCGGAGCGCGCGCTGAACCGGTTGCCGCAATTCGTCGCCGACGCCGGTGGGAAGCGCGTGCATTTCATCCATCGACGCGGCGTCGGACCGAGGCCGTATCCGCTCGTCATCACGCACGGCTGGCCGGGTTCCGTATTCGAATTCGAGGCGCTGATCGATCGCCTCTGCGACCCGGCGGCGTTCGGCGGCGATCCGGACGACGCGTTCGACGTCGTCGTGCCGTCACTGCCGGGCTTCCTGTTCTCGCCGGCGCCCGAGGCGCCCGGCATGGCGGCGTTTCAGGTCGCCGACCGTTGGGCGGCGCTGATGTCCGGCCTCGGCTATCGCCGCTTCGGTGCGCAAGGCGGGGACCTCGGCGCAGGCGTGTCGATTGCGCTCGGCGCGCGACATGCCGACGTGGTGGACGCGATTCACCTCAACTATTTGCCCGGCAGCTACGAACCTCCGACCGACGCGGCTGCGCCGCTGACCGAGGACGAACGGGCCTTCGTGACGCAGCGCGGCGAATGGGCCGCGCTGGAAGGCGGATACGCGCATGTACACATGACGAAGCCGCAGACGCTGGCCGTCGCGCTCAACGATTCGCCGGCCGGGCTGGCCGCGTGGATCGCGGAGAAATTCCGCGCGTGGAGCGATTGCGACGGTGACGTCGCGCGGCGGTTTTCGCACGACACGCTGCTGACCGGAATCTCGCTCTACTGGTTCACCGGCTGCATCGGTTCGTCCATGCAGATGTATTGGGAAAACCGGCTGCAGCCCATGCGCTTCGAGGCCGGGCAGCGCGTGGCGGTGCCCGTCGCGTTTGCGCGTTTTCCGAAGGAAATCAGCTGCCCGCCGCGCAGCTGGCTCGAACGGGTGTTCGACGTCGCGCAGTGGACCGACATGCCGCGCGGCGGCCATTTTGCTGCGCTGGAGGAGCCGGATCTGCTGGCCAACGATATTCGGCGATTTTTCCGGCGTTTTCGGTAA
- a CDS encoding GlxA family transcriptional regulator, which produces MHRIGFLISDGFQIMALAAQSVFEYANMGMREPFYVMDNYSVDGGDVCSSLGLSVATRALRGRIDVDTWIVAGVNDPLAAPAPAGVVTYLRRTNARARRIAGICTGAFVLAEAGLLAQRRATTHWAFGRDMQRQYPEIRVEEDRIYIVDGPIWTSAGMTAGLDLALAMVEKDLGADAARSVAHKLVMHQRRAGGQSQHSEMLDLAPKSDRIQNALNYARQNLGRALTVEDLAEAVHLSPRQFSRVFTLETGQSPAKAIERLRLESARLMIEQSRHPLDVIAKENGFRDRRHMREVFVRGFGVPPQAMRRDARADEREPA; this is translated from the coding sequence ATGCACCGAATCGGCTTTCTGATCAGCGACGGCTTCCAGATCATGGCGCTCGCCGCGCAGTCGGTGTTCGAGTACGCGAACATGGGCATGCGCGAGCCGTTCTACGTGATGGACAACTATTCGGTCGACGGCGGCGACGTGTGCTCGTCGCTTGGGCTGTCGGTCGCGACGCGTGCGCTGCGCGGGCGGATCGACGTCGATACGTGGATCGTCGCGGGCGTCAACGATCCGCTCGCCGCGCCGGCGCCGGCCGGCGTCGTCACCTACCTGCGGCGTACGAACGCGCGTGCGCGGCGGATCGCCGGCATCTGCACGGGGGCGTTCGTGCTGGCCGAGGCCGGGCTGCTCGCGCAGCGCCGCGCAACCACCCACTGGGCGTTCGGCCGCGACATGCAGCGGCAGTACCCGGAGATTCGCGTCGAGGAAGACCGGATCTACATCGTCGACGGTCCGATCTGGACTTCGGCCGGGATGACGGCCGGGCTGGACCTTGCGCTCGCGATGGTGGAAAAGGATCTGGGCGCCGATGCCGCGCGCTCGGTCGCGCACAAGCTCGTGATGCATCAGCGCCGCGCCGGCGGCCAGTCGCAGCATTCGGAAATGCTCGATCTCGCGCCGAAATCCGACCGGATCCAGAACGCGCTGAACTATGCGCGGCAGAACCTCGGCCGTGCGCTGACCGTCGAGGATCTGGCCGAAGCCGTCCACTTGAGCCCGCGCCAGTTCAGCCGCGTGTTCACGCTCGAAACGGGGCAGTCGCCGGCGAAGGCGATCGAGCGGCTGCGGCTCGAATCCGCGCGGCTGATGATCGAGCAGAGCCGCCATCCGCTCGACGTGATCGCGAAGGAGAACGGTTTTCGCGACCGCCGGCACATGCGCGAGGTGTTCGTACGCGGGTTCGGCGTGCCGCCGCAGGCGATGCGGCGCGACGCGCGGGCGGACGAGCGGGAGCCGGCCTGA
- a CDS encoding SDR family NAD(P)-dependent oxidoreductase codes for MTQAHRGTALITGASSGIGAVYADRLSRRGYDLILVARNRDRLSALAERITNDTQRSVEIVDADLNDRSALAAVEAKLKQDASITLLVNNAGIGTHAPLLDSDVDAMTRMIDLNVTALTRLTYAAVPGFVARGGGAVINISSIVAISPETLNGVYGGSKAFVLAFSQSLHHELAGKGVRVQAVLPGATATDFWQTGGLPLEHLPKEIVMAAPDMVDAALVGFERGELVTIPSLHAGDEWEAYETARRTMAPHLSADTPAPRYAS; via the coding sequence ATGACGCAAGCACATCGCGGTACCGCCCTCATTACCGGCGCATCGTCGGGCATCGGCGCCGTCTACGCAGACCGCCTCTCGCGCCGCGGCTACGACCTGATCCTGGTCGCACGCAATCGCGACCGGCTGAGCGCCCTTGCCGAGCGCATCACGAACGACACGCAGCGCAGCGTCGAGATCGTCGACGCGGACCTCAACGACCGCTCGGCGCTCGCCGCCGTCGAGGCGAAGCTGAAACAGGACGCGAGCATCACGCTGCTCGTGAACAACGCCGGTATCGGCACGCATGCGCCGCTGCTCGACAGCGACGTCGACGCAATGACGCGCATGATCGACCTGAACGTGACCGCGCTCACGCGCCTGACCTACGCGGCCGTGCCCGGCTTCGTCGCACGCGGCGGCGGCGCGGTGATCAACATTTCGTCGATCGTCGCGATCTCGCCGGAAACGCTGAACGGCGTGTACGGCGGCAGCAAGGCCTTCGTGCTCGCGTTCAGCCAGTCGCTGCACCACGAACTCGCCGGCAAGGGCGTACGGGTGCAGGCCGTACTGCCGGGCGCAACCGCCACCGATTTCTGGCAAACGGGCGGCCTGCCGCTCGAACACCTGCCGAAGGAAATCGTGATGGCCGCGCCCGACATGGTCGATGCGGCACTCGTCGGCTTCGAGCGCGGCGAACTCGTGACGATCCCGTCGCTGCACGCGGGCGACGAATGGGAGGCTTACGAGACCGCACGTCGCACGATGGCGCCGCACCTGTCGGCCGATACGCCCGCGCCGCGCTACGCCAGCTGA